Proteins encoded together in one Maricaulis maris window:
- a CDS encoding IS6 family transposase: protein MRNPFRYFKTSPEIIRLAVMMYIRFPLSLRNVEDLLHERGIDITHETVRFWWNRFGPLFVKSIRRRRVRNTNYSNWTWHLDEVFVKINGELHYLWRAVDHEGEVLEAFVTKRRDRKAALRFFRKAMKRYGRPEQVVTDKLSSYKAAMRDLGNVSRQQTGRWLNNRAENSHQPLRRREKIMTRFRSMRSLQKFAAVQSSVHNHFNLERHFYRREEFKENRSAALAEWRQLAA, encoded by the coding sequence ATGCGTAACCCGTTCAGGTATTTCAAAACTTCGCCCGAAATCATCCGTCTCGCTGTGATGATGTACATCCGCTTTCCGCTCTCACTAAGGAACGTCGAAGATCTGCTCCACGAACGCGGCATAGACATCACGCATGAGACGGTACGCTTTTGGTGGAACCGGTTCGGTCCACTCTTCGTGAAGTCGATCCGAAGACGCCGCGTCCGGAACACGAACTACTCGAACTGGACTTGGCATCTCGACGAGGTGTTCGTGAAGATCAACGGCGAGCTCCACTATCTCTGGCGGGCGGTCGACCATGAGGGTGAAGTACTCGAGGCGTTCGTTACCAAACGCCGGGATCGCAAGGCAGCGCTACGATTTTTTCGAAAGGCGATGAAGCGATATGGTCGACCAGAGCAGGTCGTCACGGACAAGCTATCGTCCTACAAGGCGGCGATGCGTGATCTAGGAAATGTGAGCCGCCAGCAGACAGGGAGGTGGCTCAACAATAGGGCCGAAAACTCACATCAGCCATTGCGGCGACGAGAGAAGATCATGACGCGATTCCGGTCGATGCGAAGTCTTCAAAAGTTCGCCGCCGTCCAATCCTCAGTCCACAATCACTTCAATCTCGAACGCCATTTCTACCGCCGCGAAGAATTCAAGGAAAACCGATCCGCCGCCCTGGCCGAATGGCGTCAGCTCGCGGCCTGA